From a region of the Gordonia sp. PP30 genome:
- a CDS encoding helix-turn-helix domain-containing protein: protein MTTATGPVDAQVRAAIGIVATRFRAMEQQIIDGMTAGMLEIDHLDGDPVLVDLLRASVEGNITTINHVLANDIPIAHLQPTTAAVEYALRLAQRQVPSNSLMRAYRIGEYEYNRLGLEFLKELQLSEEVVIRAASELARIVFEYIDWISQYVFQAYEGERRRWIGAEGNVLSSTVNQLLDGDDEPGSYEIESFETETGYRLDRTHLALILWSSDPGVLLTEIDRAARSLVVALHSGAAPIITAVDRSTVWAWVPFGKRVPSVDSATVAGQVRLPAGLRLALGLSGAGVAGFRRSHQQARAAYDVATVVPRTEPVVVGYGDRGIAVVSVMARDLPSTRAWIRDMLGPLAADTPGAEVLRATLSVFLACGESHVRTAERMTLHRNTVKYRIGKAMEALPRPGDRMDLALALTVCDHLGSEVLTP from the coding sequence ATGACGACGGCGACGGGGCCGGTGGACGCCCAGGTGCGGGCGGCCATCGGCATCGTCGCCACTCGTTTCCGGGCGATGGAGCAGCAGATCATCGACGGGATGACCGCCGGCATGCTGGAGATCGACCATCTGGACGGCGATCCCGTCCTGGTCGATCTGCTCCGCGCCAGCGTCGAAGGCAACATCACCACCATCAACCACGTCCTCGCCAACGACATCCCCATCGCTCATCTGCAACCCACCACCGCCGCGGTCGAGTACGCGCTGCGGCTGGCGCAGCGTCAGGTGCCGTCGAATTCGCTGATGCGCGCCTACCGGATCGGCGAGTACGAGTACAACCGCCTGGGCCTGGAATTCCTGAAGGAGCTCCAGCTCTCCGAGGAGGTCGTGATCCGCGCCGCGAGCGAGCTCGCCAGGATCGTGTTCGAGTACATCGACTGGATCAGCCAGTACGTCTTTCAGGCGTACGAGGGCGAACGGCGCCGCTGGATCGGCGCCGAGGGCAACGTCCTGTCGTCCACGGTGAACCAGCTGCTCGACGGCGACGACGAGCCCGGTTCGTACGAGATCGAGTCGTTCGAGACGGAGACCGGGTACCGGCTCGACCGGACCCATCTCGCGCTGATCCTGTGGTCGTCGGATCCCGGCGTGCTGCTCACCGAGATCGACCGCGCCGCCCGCTCGCTGGTGGTCGCCCTGCACTCCGGCGCCGCGCCCATCATCACCGCGGTGGACCGCAGCACGGTGTGGGCGTGGGTCCCCTTCGGCAAGCGGGTGCCGTCGGTGGACTCGGCGACCGTCGCCGGGCAGGTCCGGCTACCGGCCGGATTGCGGTTGGCCCTCGGACTGTCGGGTGCCGGGGTGGCCGGCTTCCGCCGCTCGCATCAGCAGGCCCGCGCCGCGTACGACGTCGCCACCGTGGTGCCGCGCACCGAGCCGGTGGTGGTCGGCTACGGCGACCGCGGCATCGCGGTGGTGTCGGTGATGGCCCGCGACCTGCCGTCGACGCGCGCGTGGATCCGGGACATGCTCGGCCCCTTGGCCGCGGACACTCCCGGTGCCGAGGTGCTGCGCGCGACGCTGTCGGTGTTCCTCGCATGCGGCGAGAGCCACGTCCGTACCGCGGAGCGGATGACCCTGCACCGCAACACCGTCAAGTACCGGATCGGCAAGGCGATGGAAGCGCTGCCCCGGCCCGGTGACCGGATGGACCTGGCGCTGGCGCTGACGGTCTGCGATCACCTCGGGTCGGAGGTCTTGACACCGTGA